In Chryseobacterium camelliae, one DNA window encodes the following:
- a CDS encoding penicillin-binding transpeptidase domain-containing protein produces the protein MQKQNEYDNKRKKTLRWGYLFAVVALCVFVMFLARIVVLQNTNVQEIKDDYINKNYREATLKAARGNLFASDGSILATTVMRYDIYLDFKTMKDTVYSNNIGALTDSLSKMFGKPRAEFRKRFDEQRAKKNQYYALVKGLDFDEYDRIRKFPIFRRGKNKGGFIVDRNYKRELATSEIGAGTIGMDNGEYSSGLEGAFSKYLTGTNGKRLEQRINSSQWKPIDFWKVQEPVDGQDVYTTLDLRIQDIAHSALEKQLINFEAKHGTVIVMEVATGKVRALVNLKRTESGEYIDSYNYALKDNIEPGSTFKTVSLLAAMDDGFIDENTTVNVGNGVWVYAKQRISDGHGGGTYDISDVLAKSSNVGTAKLITKYYAEKPQIFLDHLKRWKLFDKMDIELPGITKPRFVTPESKRWNPAALASLGYGYASNINLLQLTTFYNGVANGGKMLKPLFIDKIMKDGKLIYQAKPEVMVSKMASEKAIKMMTNALTKAVEKGTGKSIFTPNLKMAGKTGTARFEYWLPGPMKYRASFAGFYPADNPKYTCYVMVSEPNTAKGFYGGTVAAPVFKEIAGKTFLKTPQNIEKEMLVDRKVNLNTMVDPNVKVTVEGKRMPNIVGLIGKNVIPQLENLGYRVDYKGVGRIKDQFPTEGTMISKNQRIYLSLQN, from the coding sequence ATGCAAAAGCAAAATGAATATGATAACAAACGTAAAAAAACGTTACGATGGGGCTACCTCTTTGCAGTGGTAGCTTTGTGCGTGTTTGTCATGTTCCTTGCCAGGATCGTCGTTCTGCAGAACACCAACGTTCAGGAGATCAAGGATGATTACATCAATAAGAACTACCGTGAGGCCACTCTGAAAGCAGCACGAGGAAACCTGTTTGCGTCAGACGGATCCATCCTGGCCACAACGGTTATGCGCTATGATATCTATCTCGACTTCAAGACCATGAAAGATACGGTCTACAGCAACAATATCGGTGCGCTTACAGATTCCCTGAGCAAGATGTTCGGAAAGCCGAGAGCAGAATTCAGGAAACGCTTTGATGAACAAAGGGCCAAGAAGAACCAGTATTATGCACTCGTAAAAGGGCTGGATTTCGATGAATATGACCGCATCAGGAAATTCCCGATCTTCAGGAGAGGAAAAAACAAAGGCGGATTCATCGTCGACAGAAACTACAAAAGAGAGCTGGCCACATCGGAAATCGGTGCCGGAACCATAGGGATGGACAACGGTGAATACAGCTCCGGACTGGAAGGAGCTTTCTCCAAGTACCTTACCGGAACCAACGGGAAAAGGCTGGAGCAGAGGATCAATTCTTCCCAGTGGAAACCTATTGATTTCTGGAAGGTTCAGGAACCTGTGGACGGCCAGGATGTATACACCACACTGGACCTCAGGATTCAGGATATTGCCCACTCCGCACTGGAGAAACAGCTGATTAATTTTGAAGCCAAGCATGGAACAGTTATCGTCATGGAAGTTGCGACAGGCAAAGTACGCGCACTTGTCAATCTCAAGAGAACGGAGTCCGGCGAATACATCGATTCATACAATTATGCTCTGAAAGACAATATAGAACCCGGTTCCACCTTTAAGACAGTATCGCTCCTCGCTGCGATGGACGATGGTTTTATTGACGAAAATACGACGGTTAACGTAGGCAACGGAGTGTGGGTTTACGCCAAACAGAGGATTTCTGATGGACATGGCGGAGGAACCTATGACATCAGTGATGTGCTCGCCAAATCCAGCAACGTGGGAACCGCAAAACTCATCACCAAATACTATGCGGAAAAACCACAGATCTTCCTGGACCACTTAAAACGCTGGAAACTGTTTGATAAAATGGATATCGAACTTCCGGGCATTACCAAACCGAGGTTTGTAACTCCGGAAAGCAAAAGATGGAACCCTGCGGCACTCGCCTCTCTGGGATATGGTTATGCATCCAACATTAACCTATTGCAATTGACTACCTTCTACAACGGTGTTGCCAACGGAGGAAAAATGCTTAAGCCCCTGTTCATAGATAAAATCATGAAAGATGGCAAGTTGATCTATCAGGCCAAACCTGAAGTCATGGTGAGTAAAATGGCTTCCGAAAAAGCCATTAAAATGATGACCAATGCGCTGACCAAAGCCGTGGAAAAAGGAACTGGAAAGAGCATCTTCACCCCTAACCTGAAAATGGCCGGAAAAACCGGGACCGCAAGGTTTGAATACTGGCTCCCGGGACCTATGAAATACAGGGCCTCATTTGCCGGATTCTACCCTGCCGACAATCCCAAATATACCTGTTATGTAATGGTGAGCGAGCCCAATACAGCAAAAGGCTTTTACGGAGGAACGGTAGCAGCACCAGTATTCAAGGAAATAGCAGGGAAAACCTTCCTGAAAACACCGCAGAACATTGAAAAAGAAATGCTGGTAGACAGGAAAGTCAACCTCAATACGATGGTTGATCCTAATGTGAAAGTCACCGTAGAAGGTAAAAGGATGCCTAATATAGTAGGATTAATCGGTAAAAATGTAATTCCACAGCTGGAAAACCTGGGCTACCGGGTTGATTATAAAGGCGTAGGAAGAATCAAGGACCAGTTCCCTACCGAAGGCACCATGATAAGCAAGAACCAGAGGATTTATTTATCCCTGCAGAATTAA
- the mraZ gene encoding division/cell wall cluster transcriptional repressor MraZ, which translates to MKNFIGTYECKIDDKGRLKLPSSLIKQMEDFDNKTFVIKRSVFQPCLEVYPMNVWDKLMGKINKLNRFIKKNADFIRMFTAGVKTVETDNAGRLQISKDLTHFAHLQKDIVITSAGELFEIWDKTAYEQVISTNEEDFASLAEDVMGSAFDEE; encoded by the coding sequence ATGAAGAATTTCATTGGAACATATGAGTGCAAAATCGATGACAAAGGTCGGTTAAAGCTTCCCTCTTCTTTAATAAAACAGATGGAAGACTTTGATAATAAGACATTTGTGATCAAACGTTCTGTGTTCCAACCCTGCCTGGAAGTGTATCCTATGAATGTGTGGGACAAGCTGATGGGCAAGATTAATAAACTGAACCGATTCATTAAAAAGAATGCTGATTTCATCAGAATGTTTACGGCAGGCGTAAAAACAGTGGAAACGGACAATGCAGGAAGGCTGCAGATCTCCAAAGACCTCACGCATTTCGCACATCTTCAGAAAGATATTGTGATTACCAGCGCAGGGGAATTATTTGAGATCTGGGACAAAACGGCATATGAACAGGTAATTTCCACCAATGAAGAAGATTTTGCAAGTCTTGCCGAAGATGTTATGGGCAGTGCTTTTGATGAGGAATAA
- the yihA gene encoding ribosome biogenesis GTP-binding protein YihA/YsxC, with the protein MVIKTATFVKSSGKWQDCPEPNIPEYAFIGRSNVGKSSLINAMMNHKDLAKTSQTPGKTQLINHFLVNESWYLTDLPGYGYAKVSKSIRKDFEKLITNYILNRRNLVNLFVLVDSRHTPQKIDLEFIQWCGESGVPFSIVFTKADKLKPNAVIKNVEDYKAELHKTWEDLPELYVTSAEKKEGGDEILKFIEKTNAFLINNKVSFDE; encoded by the coding sequence ATGGTCATTAAAACAGCAACATTTGTCAAAAGCAGCGGAAAGTGGCAGGACTGTCCGGAACCCAATATCCCGGAATATGCATTTATCGGAAGATCCAATGTTGGCAAATCATCACTCATCAATGCCATGATGAATCATAAAGACCTGGCGAAGACCTCACAGACACCGGGGAAAACCCAGCTGATCAACCATTTCCTGGTGAACGAAAGCTGGTACCTGACCGACTTACCGGGATACGGCTATGCAAAAGTTTCCAAGTCTATCCGAAAGGATTTTGAAAAGCTGATCACCAACTACATCCTCAACCGGAGGAACCTGGTGAACCTTTTCGTGCTGGTGGATTCCCGCCATACTCCACAGAAAATCGACCTGGAATTCATTCAGTGGTGTGGTGAAAGCGGCGTGCCGTTTTCTATCGTATTCACCAAAGCAGATAAGCTGAAACCGAATGCGGTCATTAAAAATGTTGAAGATTACAAGGCCGAGCTTCACAAAACCTGGGAAGACCTGCCGGAACTGTATGTGACTTCAGCCGAAAAAAAGGAAGGCGGTGACGAGATCCTGAAATTTATAGAAAAAACCAATGCATTTTTAATTAACAATAAAGTTAGTTTTGATGAGTAA
- a CDS encoding alpha/beta fold hydrolase, with the protein MIFSTKKEKKYTFVEAGEGRPLVLLHGLMGGLSNFDKMVAFFSDRGFKVYVPQLPIYDLPVLNTNLTTIAKYIIRFIESHISEPVSIVGNSMGGHIGLILTLARPDLVKNLVLTGSSGLYERTFGDSFPRKNDRSYIRKKTEEVFYDPAVATEDLVDEVFNVVNDRMKGIKTVMLARSAIKHNMLHDLPKITCPTCLIWGKQDNVTPPEVAEDMHKFIPNSDLFWIDRCGHAAMMEKPDEFNEILYNWIKDKV; encoded by the coding sequence ATGATATTCAGTACAAAAAAAGAAAAGAAATATACCTTTGTGGAAGCGGGGGAAGGACGTCCATTGGTTCTGTTGCACGGACTGATGGGCGGTTTGAGTAATTTCGACAAAATGGTGGCTTTTTTTTCAGACCGGGGATTCAAAGTCTATGTTCCCCAGCTGCCGATCTACGATTTGCCGGTACTCAATACCAATCTTACCACCATTGCAAAATATATCATCCGGTTTATAGAAAGTCATATTTCTGAGCCGGTTTCAATTGTGGGGAACTCAATGGGAGGGCATATTGGCCTTATCCTTACCCTGGCAAGGCCGGACCTGGTTAAAAACCTGGTGCTTACCGGAAGCTCGGGCCTTTATGAAAGGACATTCGGGGACAGCTTTCCAAGGAAGAACGACCGTTCCTATATCAGGAAAAAGACTGAGGAAGTTTTTTATGATCCTGCCGTAGCTACAGAAGACCTGGTAGATGAGGTCTTCAATGTCGTGAATGACAGGATGAAAGGCATCAAAACCGTAATGCTGGCCAGAAGTGCCATCAAGCACAATATGCTGCATGACCTTCCTAAAATTACCTGCCCTACCTGCCTGATCTGGGGGAAGCAGGATAATGTGACGCCTCCTGAAGTGGCAGAAGACATGCATAAGTTCATCCCGAATTCAGATCTCTTCTGGATTGATCGTTGCGGGCATGCTGCGATGATGGAAAAACCGGATGAGTTCAATGAAATCCTCTACAACTGGATAAAAGATAAAGTTTAA
- a CDS encoding GNAT family N-acetyltransferase → MSNIIWKIKSFDEFTIPELYAVIKARVDVFVVEQDCPYPELDDYDQQAVHLWAEEDGNVLAYCRIFGRGIKYDETSIGRVLTTAQARGKNLGRQLIAYAVQTIENRFHTPEIRISAQDYLLKFYSGFGFEDTGKKYLEDDIPHTEMVRRS, encoded by the coding sequence ATGAGTAATATAATCTGGAAAATCAAAAGTTTTGATGAGTTTACCATCCCGGAATTGTATGCCGTTATCAAAGCCAGGGTAGATGTATTTGTGGTGGAACAGGATTGTCCTTATCCTGAGCTGGATGATTATGACCAGCAGGCCGTTCACCTGTGGGCTGAAGAAGACGGTAACGTGCTGGCCTACTGCCGCATCTTCGGCAGAGGCATCAAATATGATGAAACTTCCATAGGAAGAGTGCTGACTACAGCGCAGGCCAGAGGGAAAAACCTGGGCAGACAGCTGATCGCATATGCCGTTCAAACTATTGAAAACCGCTTCCATACGCCGGAAATCCGCATTTCAGCGCAGGATTACCTGCTGAAATTTTACAGCGGATTCGGATTTGAGGATACCGGAAAAAAATATCTGGAAGACGATATTCCGCATACGGAAATGGTACGAAGATCATAA
- the rsmH gene encoding 16S rRNA (cytosine(1402)-N(4))-methyltransferase RsmH, which yields MYHNPVLLKQSVDDLVTNQDGIYIDCTFGGGGHSREILSRLSEKGRLFSFDQDLDALNNTIDDPRFTLINQNFRFLENSMLMYGISQVDGILADLGVSSHQFDEAERGFSTRSNAPLDMRMNVMQNLDARRVINQYEEEELADIFYHYGELREARKLAREIVHHRKNKAIETTEDLKKLFSYIPQHKVNKFYAQLFQAIRIEVNQELEVLKEMLVQAYKVLKPGGRLVVISYHSLEDRLVKRFLKNGMFEGEPERDIYGNYKKAFELLKSKAIVPDDQEIEENSRARSAKMRTGIKV from the coding sequence ATGTATCATAATCCCGTTTTGTTAAAACAAAGTGTTGATGATTTGGTGACGAATCAGGACGGAATATATATAGACTGTACCTTCGGCGGCGGGGGTCATTCAAGGGAGATCCTGAGCAGGCTTTCCGAAAAGGGCCGGCTGTTCAGTTTTGACCAGGACCTGGATGCCCTTAATAATACCATAGACGATCCCAGGTTTACTCTAATCAATCAGAATTTCAGGTTTTTGGAAAACTCCATGCTGATGTACGGCATTTCCCAGGTAGACGGAATCCTGGCTGACCTCGGCGTATCCTCGCATCAGTTCGATGAAGCGGAAAGAGGGTTCTCCACCAGAAGCAATGCCCCACTGGACATGAGAATGAACGTGATGCAGAACCTGGATGCCAGACGGGTTATCAATCAGTATGAAGAAGAAGAGCTGGCAGATATTTTCTACCACTACGGAGAGCTGAGGGAGGCGCGCAAACTCGCGAGGGAAATAGTGCACCACAGAAAGAACAAGGCTATAGAAACTACAGAGGACCTTAAAAAGCTGTTCAGCTATATTCCCCAGCATAAAGTGAATAAGTTCTATGCGCAGCTGTTCCAGGCCATCCGGATAGAAGTGAACCAGGAGTTGGAAGTGCTGAAAGAAATGCTGGTGCAGGCCTATAAAGTATTAAAGCCCGGCGGCAGGCTGGTGGTGATTTCCTACCACTCCCTGGAAGACCGTCTGGTTAAAAGATTCCTGAAAAACGGAATGTTTGAAGGAGAGCCGGAAAGGGACATCTACGGAAACTATAAAAAAGCGTTTGAACTGCTGAAGAGCAAAGCTATTGTTCCGGATGACCAGGAAATTGAGGAAAACTCAAGGGCCAGAAGTGCTAAGATGAGAACCGGGATTAAAGTATAA
- a CDS encoding UDP-N-acetylmuramoyl-L-alanyl-D-glutamate--2,6-diaminopimelate ligase, with protein MVLTELLSRIPVLEIHGEQNREISGLVFDSRKAAEGTLYIAVKGTVADGHTYIASSVEKGAAAIVCEELPETLDENVTYIQVKDSSKALGHLASNFYGNPSQKLKLIGVTGTNGKTSVSTLLFDVFSNLGYDSALLSTVEIRIGEKVIPATHTTPDIITINRILAEALEDGCEFAFMEVSSHGIAQNRIEGLHFTVAGFTNLTHDHLDYHKTFDEYLKTKKRFFDGLPETAVAITNADDKNGSVMLQNTRALKKTYAMKTMADYHGKLLEVDFNGMLLNFNGKEFWTTLTGKFNVYNLLLVFGIASELGFGQDEILQAISVLKRVSGRFETFKSDGGIFFVVDYAHTPDALENILDSINDIRTKNERLITVFGCGGDRDHSKRPEMGNIATRKSTLAIITSDNPRTEDPAQIIKEIEAGVEPQNFSKYTSIPDRKEAIKMAIKFAEPRDIVLVAGKGHENYQEINGVKHHFDDKETINELWRLMSK; from the coding sequence ATGGTATTAACAGAATTATTGAGCAGGATTCCCGTATTGGAAATCCACGGCGAACAGAACCGCGAGATTTCCGGATTGGTTTTCGACAGCAGAAAAGCTGCCGAAGGCACGCTGTACATCGCCGTAAAAGGAACCGTGGCAGATGGCCATACCTATATTGCCTCTTCTGTTGAAAAAGGTGCAGCAGCCATCGTATGCGAAGAACTTCCTGAAACCCTCGATGAAAACGTTACTTACATCCAAGTAAAAGATTCTTCAAAGGCATTGGGGCACCTGGCATCCAACTTTTACGGAAATCCTTCGCAAAAGCTGAAGCTCATCGGTGTTACCGGAACCAATGGGAAAACATCCGTTTCCACTCTGCTGTTTGACGTATTCAGCAATCTCGGTTATGATTCTGCACTGCTGTCTACCGTTGAAATAAGGATCGGCGAAAAAGTAATCCCGGCTACCCATACCACACCGGATATCATTACCATCAACAGGATTTTGGCGGAAGCCCTCGAAGATGGCTGTGAATTCGCCTTTATGGAAGTCAGTTCCCATGGGATCGCCCAGAACAGGATTGAGGGACTTCATTTTACTGTAGCAGGATTTACCAATCTTACGCACGATCACCTGGACTATCATAAGACATTTGACGAATACCTGAAGACCAAAAAAAGGTTTTTTGACGGCTTGCCGGAGACGGCTGTAGCCATTACCAACGCAGATGATAAAAACGGCAGCGTGATGCTTCAGAATACCCGTGCCCTGAAAAAGACGTACGCCATGAAAACCATGGCAGACTACCATGGAAAACTTCTGGAAGTGGATTTCAATGGCATGTTGCTGAATTTCAACGGAAAAGAATTCTGGACTACCCTTACCGGAAAGTTCAACGTCTATAATCTTCTGCTTGTTTTCGGCATTGCTTCCGAACTGGGCTTCGGGCAGGATGAAATCCTTCAGGCGATCAGCGTCCTGAAAAGAGTATCCGGCAGGTTTGAAACCTTCAAATCCGATGGAGGTATCTTCTTCGTGGTAGATTATGCCCATACTCCTGATGCCCTGGAAAATATCCTGGACAGCATCAATGACATCCGGACTAAAAATGAACGACTGATCACCGTTTTCGGCTGCGGAGGAGACCGGGATCATTCCAAAAGGCCTGAAATGGGTAACATCGCGACCAGGAAATCAACGCTGGCAATCATCACGTCCGATAATCCAAGGACTGAAGACCCGGCGCAGATCATTAAAGAAATTGAGGCTGGCGTAGAACCCCAGAACTTCAGCAAATATACTTCAATCCCTGACCGGAAAGAAGCGATTAAAATGGCTATCAAGTTTGCAGAACCCAGAGACATTGTCCTTGTTGCCGGCAAAGGTCACGAGAACTATCAGGAAATCAATGGTGTAAAGCATCATTTCGATGATAAAGAAACCATTAATGAGCTGTGGAGATTAATGAGCAAGTAA
- a CDS encoding four helix bundle protein: protein MENNYNQIFAKRTKALAIKIINDLSELPYSDKVSVIRKQIFRSASSVAANYRAMCRARSDKEKYAKICIVVEEADETVFWLEVIEEISLVSKDKISELMRESLEILKVTSTYKSKLSNK from the coding sequence ATGGAAAATAATTACAATCAGATTTTTGCTAAGAGGACAAAAGCTTTGGCAATAAAAATAATCAATGATTTATCAGAATTGCCATATTCTGATAAGGTATCTGTAATCAGAAAACAAATATTTCGTTCCGCAAGTTCCGTAGCAGCAAATTACAGAGCCATGTGCAGAGCGAGATCAGATAAAGAAAAGTATGCTAAAATTTGCATTGTTGTAGAAGAAGCAGATGAAACTGTTTTCTGGCTGGAAGTAATTGAAGAAATTAGTTTAGTTTCAAAGGATAAGATTAGCGAACTTATGAGAGAATCCTTAGAAATTTTAAAAGTAACATCAACTTATAAAAGTAAATTAAGCAATAAGTAG
- a CDS encoding FtsL-like putative cell division protein yields the protein MAKKTTYRPQKRLTFIDIIKGNFLNRDEIKIHYKYFLLLFVLMMAMIYSNHLVNKKIKIVNALKEETEEYKSRNAYAQSKLIKVKMESELGKEVARDSLMTLESHPHKLLIKLDSTDAKAK from the coding sequence GTGGCAAAGAAAACAACATATCGCCCTCAGAAGAGATTAACTTTTATAGATATTATAAAAGGAAATTTTCTGAACCGTGATGAGATCAAGATACATTACAAGTATTTTCTGCTGTTGTTTGTGCTGATGATGGCCATGATCTACAGCAACCACCTGGTTAATAAAAAAATAAAAATCGTCAACGCCTTAAAGGAAGAAACGGAAGAATATAAATCGAGAAACGCTTACGCGCAAAGTAAGCTGATCAAAGTAAAAATGGAATCGGAGTTGGGGAAAGAGGTTGCCCGGGATTCGCTCATGACCCTGGAAAGCCACCCTCATAAATTGCTAATCAAACTGGACAGTACCGATGCAAAAGCAAAATGA
- the mraY gene encoding phospho-N-acetylmuramoyl-pentapeptide-transferase, whose protein sequence is MLYYLYEYLTNHGIHIPGLGMLKYISFRAGMAVLFSLTIALVYGKRIINFLRKKQMGELVRDLGLDGQKQKEGTPTMGGLIIIIATIIPVLLFTRIMNVYIILLLVSVLWMGAIGFLDDYLKKIKKNKDGLSGKFKVVGQVGLGLIVGITMYFHPDITVKRKYSDAKVVNRNNVEQNFMPTEKITVSTVPFAKNNEFDYSGILFWMNDKDAHEWAWIVFIPIVIFIVTAVSNGANITDGIDGLAAGTSTVILLALAFFAYVSGNIIFADYLNIMFLPNMGETTIFVVAMVGAVIGFFWYNTYPAQVFMGDTGSLMLGGVIAVLAIILRKELMIPILCGIFLIENISVMLQVGVFKFRKRKYGLEYAQNNRLFKMSPLHHHYQKSGFHESKIVNRMIIIGVMLAIICLITLKMR, encoded by the coding sequence ATGCTATACTACCTATACGAATATCTCACCAACCACGGGATCCATATTCCCGGACTGGGAATGCTGAAGTACATTTCCTTCCGTGCGGGAATGGCGGTGCTGTTTTCCCTGACCATTGCACTGGTGTACGGGAAAAGGATCATCAACTTCCTGAGGAAAAAACAGATGGGCGAGCTGGTACGTGACCTCGGGCTTGACGGACAGAAGCAAAAGGAAGGCACTCCGACCATGGGAGGCCTCATCATCATTATTGCGACCATAATTCCCGTTTTGCTCTTTACCAGGATCATGAATGTATATATTATCCTCCTCCTGGTATCCGTGCTCTGGATGGGAGCTATAGGTTTCCTGGATGATTATTTGAAGAAGATCAAAAAAAATAAGGACGGCCTGAGCGGAAAGTTCAAGGTAGTCGGACAGGTAGGACTGGGACTGATTGTAGGCATCACCATGTATTTCCATCCTGATATCACGGTGAAAAGGAAATATTCGGATGCTAAAGTGGTCAACCGGAACAATGTGGAGCAGAATTTTATGCCTACGGAAAAAATCACCGTTTCTACAGTTCCGTTCGCCAAGAACAATGAATTTGATTACAGCGGGATCCTGTTCTGGATGAATGATAAAGATGCCCATGAATGGGCCTGGATCGTATTCATCCCGATTGTAATTTTTATTGTGACAGCGGTTTCCAACGGAGCCAATATCACAGACGGAATAGACGGCCTGGCAGCCGGAACCAGCACGGTTATCCTGCTGGCGCTTGCGTTTTTCGCCTATGTGTCCGGGAACATTATTTTTGCGGATTACCTTAACATCATGTTCCTGCCTAATATGGGTGAGACCACCATTTTTGTGGTGGCCATGGTGGGAGCCGTGATCGGGTTTTTCTGGTATAATACATATCCCGCCCAGGTATTTATGGGCGATACCGGAAGCCTTATGCTTGGAGGGGTTATTGCCGTCCTAGCCATCATTCTGAGGAAAGAGCTGATGATCCCTATACTGTGCGGGATTTTCCTGATCGAAAACATTTCTGTAATGCTTCAGGTAGGCGTCTTTAAATTCAGAAAAAGAAAATACGGGCTGGAATATGCCCAGAACAACCGGTTATTTAAAATGTCGCCCCTGCATCATCATTACCAGAAAAGCGGTTTTCATGAGAGCAAGATTGTGAACAGGATGATTATTATCGGGGTGATGCTGGCTATCATATGCCTGATTACATTGAAAATGAGATAA